A window of Rhododendron vialii isolate Sample 1 chromosome 13a, ASM3025357v1 contains these coding sequences:
- the LOC131315289 gene encoding tRNA wybutosine-synthesizing protein 2/3/4 isoform X1, with protein sequence METFEKRKAETLASMTSSSPDKSPKGSIDEPIIPLLNTINSHPSYFTTSSCSGRISVLSHPTTASTSTAKKKAKGGKWVFITHHKTDPDSLLNLLFPPTSEIKPPTLTDPSDLVLRFEPLIIAIECKDVGSATKLVSLAISCGFRESGITSVSNKRVIVAVRCSIRLEVPLGGGGEGILVSPEYVRYLVGIANEKMEANWRRTDGFLNALVSSGFGGDEVEESGGGETVNGEAGDEDSWIKSEAMDSGDQLNLLSNGKVPDENHVGSSGFVNISLPMNLMRIIGEPVEKLFLWGHSACTLDNINHTQILIFGGFGGIGRHARRNDSSLLDPLCGQLETISAQGAPSPRMGHTSSMVGDHMILIGGRADPVNILNDVWVLNPTTSEWKLLECTGSVFPPRHRHAAAAVDSKIYVFGGLVGHSISSALYVLDMSSFEWNEICVQGEWPSPRHSHTLVASGYKLYMFGGYDGDKALGDLYSFDTNKCLWKKENMAGRTPHARFSHSMFVYENYLGIIGGCPVRQHYQELVLLDLRFRLWKYVMLNSIGKDLFVRCTASVVGDDLVMIGGGASCYAFGTKFSEPIKINLLPLMSLSSIENGVEHSVYIDEGGVEQGHSEFKVQQNSKSQISNGGPILNFETEPQGTAVNCHTIAAGVEQGNSELKVQQNSNSKISNGSPILNFETEPQGTDVNHHMIASHWVLLLERKHAKLAKDMLKKFGWLDLGRKVYSVETGIHICFPITEIFCTIYLDKQNHTGVTLEELDDLHSLKAFTGDGMISKDCTCLMALDLLMALRATIHADEIVKARKASSSPLKVMNEAVASLIMHRGLPTELLDQLPTRWDRLGDIVVLPVSSFKDPVWDSFGDELWPIVTKSLGGQRLAQQGRIAQNQTRDSRLEILMGDNGWVDHRENGILYSFDSTKCMFSWGNLSEKLRMARLDCRDEVIVDLFAGIGYFVLPFLVRANAKLVYACEWNPHAVKALRRNLHANSVAERCIILEGDNQVTAPKGVADRVCLGLLPTSEGSWVTGVRALRNEGGMLHVHGNAKDSDEAIWMEHVLKSIIEISRSEGYVWEVSIEHVERVKWYAPHIRHLVVDVRCKQIQR encoded by the exons ATGGAGACATTTGAGAAGAGAAAGGCTGAAACCCTAGCTTCCATGACTTCCTCATCACCAGACAAATCCCCAAAAGGCTCTATAGACGAACCCATTATCCCACTCCTCAACACCATCAACTCCCACCCTTCTTACTTCACCACCAGCTCCTGCTCCGGCCGTATCTCCGTCCTCTCCCACCCCACCACTGCCTCCACCTCCACCgccaaaaaaaaggccaaaggGGGCAAATGGGTCTTCATCACCCACCACAAAACCGACCCGGACTCACTCCTCAACCTCCTCTTCCCACCCACCTCAGAAATAAAACCCCCAACTTTAACTGACCCTTCTGATCTTGTTCTCCGGTTCGAACCGTTAATCATCGCAATCGAATGTAAAGACGTTGGTTCGGCGACAAAGTTGGTTTCTTTAGCTATCTCTTGCGGGTTTAGGGAGTCTGGAATTACTAGTGTGAGTAACAAGCGTGTGATTGTTGCGGTGCGGTGTTCGATTCGGTTGGAGGTGCCGTTGGGGGGTGGTGGTGAGGGGATTTTGGTTTCGCCGGAGTATGTGAGGTACCTTGTTGGGATTGCCAATGAGAAGATGGAGGCGAATTGGCGGAGGACTGATGGTTTTCTAAATGCATTGGTGAGCAGTGGTTTCGGTGGAGATGAAGTTGAAGAGAGTGGTGGGGGAGAGACCGTGAACGGAGAAGCGGGTGATGAGGATAGTTGGATTAAGAGTGAGGCTATGGATTCTGGGGATCAGCTGAATTTGTTGAGTAATGGAAAAGTGCCTGATGAAAACCATGTTG GGTCTTCTGGATTTGTGAATATTAGTCTACCTATGAATCTGATGAGGATAATTGGTGAACCTGTTGAGAAGCTTTTTCTTTGGGGTCACTCTGCTTGTACATTAGATAACATAAACCACACACAAATTCTCATTTTTGGTGGGTTTGGAGGTATTGGAAGACATGCACGAAGAAATGATTCGTCACTACTTGACCCATTATGTGGCCAGTTGGAAACAATCAGTGCTCAGGGAGCTCCATCTCCGCGCATGGGTCACACCTCTTCCATGGTAGGTGACCATATGATTCTTATTGGAGGCAGGGCTGATCCTGTGAACATTTTGAATGATGTTTGGGTCCTTAATCCAACAACGAGCGAATGGAAGTTGTTAGAATGTACAGGCAGTGTATTTCCCCCAAG GCATCGCCATGCAGCAGCAGCTGTAGATTCGAAGATATATGTATTTGGGGGACTTGTTGGTCATTCTATCTCTTCAGCACTCTATGTCCTTGACATGTCCAGTTTTGAGTGGAATGAGATATGTGTCCAAGGGGAATGGCCATCTCCCCGTCATTCCCACACCCTTGTGGCAAGTGGATACAAGTTATATATGTTTGGTGGATATGATGGAGACAAGGCACTGGGAGACCTTTATAGTTTCGACACTAACAAATGTTtatggaaaaaggaaaatatggCTGGGCGGACCCCACATGCAAGGTTTTCACACTCCATGTTTGTTTATGAGAACTATCTGGGGATTATAGGGGGATGTCCTGTCAGACAACATTATCAAGAGTTGGTGTTACTTGACTTAAGATTTCGTTTGTGGAAGTATGTGATGCTCAACTCTATTGGCAAAGATCTTTTTGTTCGATGCACAGCCAGTGTTGTTGGTGATGATCTAGTCATGATTGGTGGAGGAGCCTCTTGTTATGCATTTGGAACGAAGTTCAGTGAGccaataaaaataaacttgctTCCATTAATGTCTTTAAGCTCTATTGAAAATGGTGTGGAGCATTCTGTTTACATAGATGAGGGGGGTGTAGAGCAAGGACATAGCGAGTTTAAAGTTCAACAGAATAGTAAGTCACAAATATCAAATGGAGGTCCCATCCTGAATTTTGAGACTGAACCACAAGGAACAGCTGTTAACTGCCATACAATTGCAGCGGGTGTAGAGCAAGGAAATAGCGAGTTGAAAGTTCAGCAGAATAGTAATTCAAAAATATCAAATGGAAGTCCCATTCTGAATTTTGAGACTGAACCACAAGGAACAGATGTTAACCATCATATGATTGCATCGCATTGGGTTTTACTATTAGAAAGAAAACATGCAAAATTGGCAAAGGACATGTTAAAGAAGTTTGGATGGTTAGATCTGGGGAGAAAGGTTTATTCCGTGGAAACTGGAATACATATTTGCTTCCCAATTACTGAAATTTTTTGTACCATATATCTTGATAAGCAAAATCATACAGGAGTTACCCTTgaagagttggatgatcttcaTTCATTGAAGGCATTTACAGGAGATGGGATGATATCGAAGGATTGCACCTGCTTAATGGCCTTGGATCTTCTAATGGCATTACGTGCAACTATACATGCAGATGAAATTGTCAAAGCGAGAAAAGCTTCTAGCTCTCCTCTTAAAGTGATGAATGAAGCTGTAGCTTCTTTGATAATGCACAGAGGCCTACCAACAGAACTTCTAGACCAGCTACCCACAAG ATGGGATCGACTTGGGGATATTGTTGTCCTTCCAGTGTCATCCTTTAAGGATCCAGTATGGGACTCATTTGGAGATGAGCTATGGCCTATTGTCACCAAATCACTTGGTGGTCAACGTCTTGCTCAGCAG GGTCGAATTGCACAGAATCAAACTAGGGACAGTAGATTGGAGATTCTTATGGGAGATAATGGCTGGGTTGACCATCGCGAGAATGGGATTCTCTATTCCTTTGATTCAACCAAATGCATGTTCTCCTGGGGCAATCTTTCTGAGAAGCTTAGGATGGCTCGTCTTGACTGCAGAGATGAAGTTATTGTAGATTTATTTGCTGGCATTGGATACTTTGTGCTGCCGTTTCTTGTCAG AGCCAATGCAAAACTGGTTTATGCTTGTGAGTGGAATCCCCATGCTGTCAAGGCACTCCGACGCAATCTTCATGCAAACTCTGTAGCAGAACGTTGCATCATACTCGAAGGAGATAACCAGGTTACGGCACCTAAA GGAGTAGCTGATCGAGTCTGCCTTGGTCTCTTGCCTACCAGTGAGGGTAGTTGGGTTACGGGTGTGAGGGCGTTAAG GAATGAGGGTGGAATGTTGCACGTGCATGGGAATGCGAAGGACTCTGACGAGGCTATTTGGATGGAACATGTTTTGAAATCCATTATTGAAATTTCCCGATCTGAAG GTTATGTATGGGAGGTTTCGATAGAGCACGTGGAGAGAGTAAAATGGTATGCTCCACACATTCGCCATCTTGTTGTGGATGTAAGATGCAAACAGATTCAGAGATGA
- the LOC131315289 gene encoding tRNA wybutosine-synthesizing protein 2/3/4 isoform X2, with product METFEKRKAETLASMTSSSPDKSPKGSIDEPIIPLLNTINSHPSYFTTSSCSGRISVLSHPTTASTSTAKKKAKGGKWVFITHHKTDPDSLLNLLFPPTSEIKPPTLTDPSDLVLRFEPLIIAIECKDVGSATKLVSLAISCGFRESGITSVSNKRVIVAVRCSIRLEVPLGGGGEGILVSPEYVRYLVGIANEKMEANWRRTDGFLNALVSSGFGGDEVEESGGGETVNGEAGDEDSWIKSEAMDSGDQLNLLSNGKVPDENHVGSSGFVNISLPMNLMRIIGEPVEKLFLWGHSACTLDNINHTQILIFGGFGGIGRHARRNDSSLLDPLCGQLETISAQGAPSPRMGHTSSMVGDHMILIGGRADPVNILNDVWVLNPTTSEWKLLECTGSVFPPRHRHAAAAVDSKIYVFGGLVGHSISSALYVLDMSSFEWNEICVQGEWPSPRHSHTLVASGYKLYMFGGYDGDKALGDLYSFDTNKCLWKKENMAGRTPHARFSHSMFVYENYLGIIGGCPVRQHYQELVLLDLRFRLWKYVMLNSIGKDLFVRCTASVVGDDLVMIGGGASCYAFGTKFSEPIKINLLPLMSLSSIENGVEHSVYIDEGGVEQGHSEFKVQQNSKSQISNGGPILNFETEPQGTAVNCHTIAAGVEQGNSELKVQQNSNSKISNGSPILNFETEPQGTDVNHHMIASHWVLLLERKHAKLAKDMLKKFGWLDLGRKVYSVETGIHICFPITEIFCTIYLDKQNHTGVTLEELDDLHSLKAFTGDGMISKDCTCLMALDLLMALRATIHADEIVKARKASSSPLKVMNEAVASLIMHRGLPTELLDQLPTRWDRLGDIVVLPVSSFKDPVWDSFGDELWPIVTKSLGGQRLAQQGRIAQNQTRDSRLEILMGDNGWVDHRENGILYSFDSTKCMFSWGNLSEKLRMARLDCRDEVIVDLFAGIGYFVLPFLVRANAKLVYACEWNPHAVKALRRNLHANSVAERCIILEGDNQVTAPKGVADRVCLGLLPTSEGSWVTGVRALRNEGGMLHVHGNAKDSDEAIWMEHVLKSIIEISRSEGIK from the exons ATGGAGACATTTGAGAAGAGAAAGGCTGAAACCCTAGCTTCCATGACTTCCTCATCACCAGACAAATCCCCAAAAGGCTCTATAGACGAACCCATTATCCCACTCCTCAACACCATCAACTCCCACCCTTCTTACTTCACCACCAGCTCCTGCTCCGGCCGTATCTCCGTCCTCTCCCACCCCACCACTGCCTCCACCTCCACCgccaaaaaaaaggccaaaggGGGCAAATGGGTCTTCATCACCCACCACAAAACCGACCCGGACTCACTCCTCAACCTCCTCTTCCCACCCACCTCAGAAATAAAACCCCCAACTTTAACTGACCCTTCTGATCTTGTTCTCCGGTTCGAACCGTTAATCATCGCAATCGAATGTAAAGACGTTGGTTCGGCGACAAAGTTGGTTTCTTTAGCTATCTCTTGCGGGTTTAGGGAGTCTGGAATTACTAGTGTGAGTAACAAGCGTGTGATTGTTGCGGTGCGGTGTTCGATTCGGTTGGAGGTGCCGTTGGGGGGTGGTGGTGAGGGGATTTTGGTTTCGCCGGAGTATGTGAGGTACCTTGTTGGGATTGCCAATGAGAAGATGGAGGCGAATTGGCGGAGGACTGATGGTTTTCTAAATGCATTGGTGAGCAGTGGTTTCGGTGGAGATGAAGTTGAAGAGAGTGGTGGGGGAGAGACCGTGAACGGAGAAGCGGGTGATGAGGATAGTTGGATTAAGAGTGAGGCTATGGATTCTGGGGATCAGCTGAATTTGTTGAGTAATGGAAAAGTGCCTGATGAAAACCATGTTG GGTCTTCTGGATTTGTGAATATTAGTCTACCTATGAATCTGATGAGGATAATTGGTGAACCTGTTGAGAAGCTTTTTCTTTGGGGTCACTCTGCTTGTACATTAGATAACATAAACCACACACAAATTCTCATTTTTGGTGGGTTTGGAGGTATTGGAAGACATGCACGAAGAAATGATTCGTCACTACTTGACCCATTATGTGGCCAGTTGGAAACAATCAGTGCTCAGGGAGCTCCATCTCCGCGCATGGGTCACACCTCTTCCATGGTAGGTGACCATATGATTCTTATTGGAGGCAGGGCTGATCCTGTGAACATTTTGAATGATGTTTGGGTCCTTAATCCAACAACGAGCGAATGGAAGTTGTTAGAATGTACAGGCAGTGTATTTCCCCCAAG GCATCGCCATGCAGCAGCAGCTGTAGATTCGAAGATATATGTATTTGGGGGACTTGTTGGTCATTCTATCTCTTCAGCACTCTATGTCCTTGACATGTCCAGTTTTGAGTGGAATGAGATATGTGTCCAAGGGGAATGGCCATCTCCCCGTCATTCCCACACCCTTGTGGCAAGTGGATACAAGTTATATATGTTTGGTGGATATGATGGAGACAAGGCACTGGGAGACCTTTATAGTTTCGACACTAACAAATGTTtatggaaaaaggaaaatatggCTGGGCGGACCCCACATGCAAGGTTTTCACACTCCATGTTTGTTTATGAGAACTATCTGGGGATTATAGGGGGATGTCCTGTCAGACAACATTATCAAGAGTTGGTGTTACTTGACTTAAGATTTCGTTTGTGGAAGTATGTGATGCTCAACTCTATTGGCAAAGATCTTTTTGTTCGATGCACAGCCAGTGTTGTTGGTGATGATCTAGTCATGATTGGTGGAGGAGCCTCTTGTTATGCATTTGGAACGAAGTTCAGTGAGccaataaaaataaacttgctTCCATTAATGTCTTTAAGCTCTATTGAAAATGGTGTGGAGCATTCTGTTTACATAGATGAGGGGGGTGTAGAGCAAGGACATAGCGAGTTTAAAGTTCAACAGAATAGTAAGTCACAAATATCAAATGGAGGTCCCATCCTGAATTTTGAGACTGAACCACAAGGAACAGCTGTTAACTGCCATACAATTGCAGCGGGTGTAGAGCAAGGAAATAGCGAGTTGAAAGTTCAGCAGAATAGTAATTCAAAAATATCAAATGGAAGTCCCATTCTGAATTTTGAGACTGAACCACAAGGAACAGATGTTAACCATCATATGATTGCATCGCATTGGGTTTTACTATTAGAAAGAAAACATGCAAAATTGGCAAAGGACATGTTAAAGAAGTTTGGATGGTTAGATCTGGGGAGAAAGGTTTATTCCGTGGAAACTGGAATACATATTTGCTTCCCAATTACTGAAATTTTTTGTACCATATATCTTGATAAGCAAAATCATACAGGAGTTACCCTTgaagagttggatgatcttcaTTCATTGAAGGCATTTACAGGAGATGGGATGATATCGAAGGATTGCACCTGCTTAATGGCCTTGGATCTTCTAATGGCATTACGTGCAACTATACATGCAGATGAAATTGTCAAAGCGAGAAAAGCTTCTAGCTCTCCTCTTAAAGTGATGAATGAAGCTGTAGCTTCTTTGATAATGCACAGAGGCCTACCAACAGAACTTCTAGACCAGCTACCCACAAG ATGGGATCGACTTGGGGATATTGTTGTCCTTCCAGTGTCATCCTTTAAGGATCCAGTATGGGACTCATTTGGAGATGAGCTATGGCCTATTGTCACCAAATCACTTGGTGGTCAACGTCTTGCTCAGCAG GGTCGAATTGCACAGAATCAAACTAGGGACAGTAGATTGGAGATTCTTATGGGAGATAATGGCTGGGTTGACCATCGCGAGAATGGGATTCTCTATTCCTTTGATTCAACCAAATGCATGTTCTCCTGGGGCAATCTTTCTGAGAAGCTTAGGATGGCTCGTCTTGACTGCAGAGATGAAGTTATTGTAGATTTATTTGCTGGCATTGGATACTTTGTGCTGCCGTTTCTTGTCAG AGCCAATGCAAAACTGGTTTATGCTTGTGAGTGGAATCCCCATGCTGTCAAGGCACTCCGACGCAATCTTCATGCAAACTCTGTAGCAGAACGTTGCATCATACTCGAAGGAGATAACCAGGTTACGGCACCTAAA GGAGTAGCTGATCGAGTCTGCCTTGGTCTCTTGCCTACCAGTGAGGGTAGTTGGGTTACGGGTGTGAGGGCGTTAAG GAATGAGGGTGGAATGTTGCACGTGCATGGGAATGCGAAGGACTCTGACGAGGCTATTTGGATGGAACATGTTTTGAAATCCATTATTGAAATTTCCCGATCTGAAGGTATCAAATAG
- the LOC131315289 gene encoding tRNA wybutosine-synthesizing protein 2/3/4 isoform X3 produces METFEKRKAETLASMTSSSPDKSPKGSIDEPIIPLLNTINSHPSYFTTSSCSGRISVLSHPTTASTSTAKKKAKGGKWVFITHHKTDPDSLLNLLFPPTSEIKPPTLTDPSDLVLRFEPLIIAIECKDVGSATKLVSLAISCGFRESGITSVSNKRVIVAVRCSIRLEVPLGGGGEGILVSPEYVRYLVGIANEKMEANWRRTDGFLNALVSSGFGGDEVEESGGGETVNGEAGDEDSWIKSEAMDSGDQLNLLSNGKVPDENHVGSSGFVNISLPMNLMRIIGEPVEKLFLWGHSACTLDNINHTQILIFGGFGGIGRHARRNDSSLLDPLCGQLETISAQGAPSPRMGHTSSMVGDHMILIGGRADPVNILNDVWVLNPTTSEWKLLECTGSVFPPRHRHAAAAVDSKIYVFGGLVGHSISSALYVLDMSSFEWNEICVQGEWPSPRHSHTLVASGYKLYMFGGYDGDKALGDLYSFDTNKCLWKKENMAGRTPHARFSHSMFVYENYLGIIGGCPVRQHYQELVLLDLRFRLWKYVMLNSIGKDLFVRCTASVVGDDLVMIGGGASCYAFGTKFSEPIKINLLPLMSLSSIENGVEHSVYIDEGGVEQGHSEFKVQQNSKSQISNGGPILNFETEPQGTAVNCHTIAAGVEQGNSELKVQQNSNSKISNGSPILNFETEPQGTDVNHHMIASHWVLLLERKHAKLAKDMLKKFGWLDLGRKVYSVETGIHICFPITEIFCTIYLDKQNHTGVTLEELDDLHSLKAFTGDGMISKDCTCLMALDLLMALRATIHADEIVKARKASSSPLKVMNEAVASLIMHRGLPTELLDQLPTRWDRLGDIVVLPVSSFKDPVWDSFGDELWPIVTKSLGGQRLAQQACLFARWMVLIWKLVTGCNYLV; encoded by the exons ATGGAGACATTTGAGAAGAGAAAGGCTGAAACCCTAGCTTCCATGACTTCCTCATCACCAGACAAATCCCCAAAAGGCTCTATAGACGAACCCATTATCCCACTCCTCAACACCATCAACTCCCACCCTTCTTACTTCACCACCAGCTCCTGCTCCGGCCGTATCTCCGTCCTCTCCCACCCCACCACTGCCTCCACCTCCACCgccaaaaaaaaggccaaaggGGGCAAATGGGTCTTCATCACCCACCACAAAACCGACCCGGACTCACTCCTCAACCTCCTCTTCCCACCCACCTCAGAAATAAAACCCCCAACTTTAACTGACCCTTCTGATCTTGTTCTCCGGTTCGAACCGTTAATCATCGCAATCGAATGTAAAGACGTTGGTTCGGCGACAAAGTTGGTTTCTTTAGCTATCTCTTGCGGGTTTAGGGAGTCTGGAATTACTAGTGTGAGTAACAAGCGTGTGATTGTTGCGGTGCGGTGTTCGATTCGGTTGGAGGTGCCGTTGGGGGGTGGTGGTGAGGGGATTTTGGTTTCGCCGGAGTATGTGAGGTACCTTGTTGGGATTGCCAATGAGAAGATGGAGGCGAATTGGCGGAGGACTGATGGTTTTCTAAATGCATTGGTGAGCAGTGGTTTCGGTGGAGATGAAGTTGAAGAGAGTGGTGGGGGAGAGACCGTGAACGGAGAAGCGGGTGATGAGGATAGTTGGATTAAGAGTGAGGCTATGGATTCTGGGGATCAGCTGAATTTGTTGAGTAATGGAAAAGTGCCTGATGAAAACCATGTTG GGTCTTCTGGATTTGTGAATATTAGTCTACCTATGAATCTGATGAGGATAATTGGTGAACCTGTTGAGAAGCTTTTTCTTTGGGGTCACTCTGCTTGTACATTAGATAACATAAACCACACACAAATTCTCATTTTTGGTGGGTTTGGAGGTATTGGAAGACATGCACGAAGAAATGATTCGTCACTACTTGACCCATTATGTGGCCAGTTGGAAACAATCAGTGCTCAGGGAGCTCCATCTCCGCGCATGGGTCACACCTCTTCCATGGTAGGTGACCATATGATTCTTATTGGAGGCAGGGCTGATCCTGTGAACATTTTGAATGATGTTTGGGTCCTTAATCCAACAACGAGCGAATGGAAGTTGTTAGAATGTACAGGCAGTGTATTTCCCCCAAG GCATCGCCATGCAGCAGCAGCTGTAGATTCGAAGATATATGTATTTGGGGGACTTGTTGGTCATTCTATCTCTTCAGCACTCTATGTCCTTGACATGTCCAGTTTTGAGTGGAATGAGATATGTGTCCAAGGGGAATGGCCATCTCCCCGTCATTCCCACACCCTTGTGGCAAGTGGATACAAGTTATATATGTTTGGTGGATATGATGGAGACAAGGCACTGGGAGACCTTTATAGTTTCGACACTAACAAATGTTtatggaaaaaggaaaatatggCTGGGCGGACCCCACATGCAAGGTTTTCACACTCCATGTTTGTTTATGAGAACTATCTGGGGATTATAGGGGGATGTCCTGTCAGACAACATTATCAAGAGTTGGTGTTACTTGACTTAAGATTTCGTTTGTGGAAGTATGTGATGCTCAACTCTATTGGCAAAGATCTTTTTGTTCGATGCACAGCCAGTGTTGTTGGTGATGATCTAGTCATGATTGGTGGAGGAGCCTCTTGTTATGCATTTGGAACGAAGTTCAGTGAGccaataaaaataaacttgctTCCATTAATGTCTTTAAGCTCTATTGAAAATGGTGTGGAGCATTCTGTTTACATAGATGAGGGGGGTGTAGAGCAAGGACATAGCGAGTTTAAAGTTCAACAGAATAGTAAGTCACAAATATCAAATGGAGGTCCCATCCTGAATTTTGAGACTGAACCACAAGGAACAGCTGTTAACTGCCATACAATTGCAGCGGGTGTAGAGCAAGGAAATAGCGAGTTGAAAGTTCAGCAGAATAGTAATTCAAAAATATCAAATGGAAGTCCCATTCTGAATTTTGAGACTGAACCACAAGGAACAGATGTTAACCATCATATGATTGCATCGCATTGGGTTTTACTATTAGAAAGAAAACATGCAAAATTGGCAAAGGACATGTTAAAGAAGTTTGGATGGTTAGATCTGGGGAGAAAGGTTTATTCCGTGGAAACTGGAATACATATTTGCTTCCCAATTACTGAAATTTTTTGTACCATATATCTTGATAAGCAAAATCATACAGGAGTTACCCTTgaagagttggatgatcttcaTTCATTGAAGGCATTTACAGGAGATGGGATGATATCGAAGGATTGCACCTGCTTAATGGCCTTGGATCTTCTAATGGCATTACGTGCAACTATACATGCAGATGAAATTGTCAAAGCGAGAAAAGCTTCTAGCTCTCCTCTTAAAGTGATGAATGAAGCTGTAGCTTCTTTGATAATGCACAGAGGCCTACCAACAGAACTTCTAGACCAGCTACCCACAAG ATGGGATCGACTTGGGGATATTGTTGTCCTTCCAGTGTCATCCTTTAAGGATCCAGTATGGGACTCATTTGGAGATGAGCTATGGCCTATTGTCACCAAATCACTTGGTGGTCAACGTCTTGCTCAGCAG GCTTGTCTTTTTGCACGGTGGATGGTACTCATATGGAAATTGGTTACTGGCTGTAATTATTTGGTGTGA